CTAGACTTTCAAGGTGTCTAGGCAGCTAAAGGTGTAGTTAGGTCCCTAGCTGGACTTGTAAAATTCCTATGCAGGTTATATGTATAACTTACATGGATGTCAATAGGAGTTGGGCACTTAACCTCTTTAGAAAACCCCAGCTCCTGTCTGCatcttaggcatctaaataccttagAACATCCAGTGTTTGGCTTCTAAGGCAACCATGGCTGGAGGGAAAGCCTGGGTTTGTTTGAAGGCTTGTTTGTGGAGTGAGCAATGTAGGATGAATTTCTACAACTAATCACAAGCTGGTTTAAGGACAGGAGAAAGACAAGGAGGAAGGTAAAAGGGAAAATAACCTAAGGGTGGAAGAAATTGGatgagaaaaaaagagaggaacGGAGAGAAAGTGAATGGGATGGAGGGATGCTGACAGAGCAGGGGAAGGTGGTGGAGAAAAGAGGGAGCAAGAGAAGAAGGGATTGTGCAATGCCTGATGAGAacaaagaataaagaaaagaaaaagtgcaTGGGAGGGGGATGTTAAGAGACATATACAAAAGCTGCAAACAGGTCCCCAAAAGCAGTAACAAGAATCAGTCCTAAACCTGTGTAAGAGTTTGAACAGTCAGAACATTTGTATTGTGTTCATTTTACTTCTCTTGTTCGCCCGTTAGCTCCAGGCTACCTGGACTCTTCTTCAGTAAATCACGTcaaattatctccatttcactGCCAGTGAAACAAAATTAGCTCAATTTGTGTGATGGCATGTGAAAGGCACCAATTTACTGGCCGCTTTCCTCAGTGCCTTCTTCACctctttgttcctcaggctgtagatgagggggttGGCCAGGGGGGTCACAACTGTGTAGCCGACAGAGAGTGCTGTGTGAAAGGCCCTCAGCTGGTTGGTTTTTGGCAACATATAAACAATCATTAGGGTCAAATAGAAAATAGTAACGATGATGAGGTGAGAGGAacaggtggaaaaggccttttgcctCCCGGTGACTGAAGGGATTCTCAGGATGGTGGCGATGATAAAAATATATGATATCACAGTCAGCAGAAATGGTGGCAGAGTAAATACACAGGCCAGGATGGAATCCAGGAGTACTACGAGGTGGTTTTCGCTGCAGGAGACTTTTATGATTGGAgtgaaatcacaaaagaaatggtcaatttcattggGACCACAGAAAATTAGCTGTGACATCAAATATATTACTGTGCTACAAGCCAGTGACCCCAGTATCCAAGACCCAGCTGCTAGCTGGAGGATAAACGTACTGTTCATAACAGGTGCATAATGCAGGGGTTTACATATTGCTAAATACCGATCATAAGACATCGCTGCTAGGAGGTAACATTCTGTAGCTgccaaagaacaaaagaaataaaattgagCAATGCAGCCCCTAACAGAAATGGTTCTGTCCCCAGTCAGGAAACTGGCCAGCATCTTGGGCAGGATGGTGgaggtgtagcaggtctccaagcaggacaagttccccaggaagaagtacatgggggtgtgaaggtgctgatcagtCACAACTAGCACAACAATGAGGATGTTTCCAGCCACGGTTACAATGTAGATCACTagaaacagcaggaagagaagaatttgCAGCTCAGGGAGATCCCCAAATCCCAGAAGGATGAATTTCTTGACAGACGTTTGATTTCTCCATTTTGTGCCTGCCATGTCACTTATCTAGGGAAAATCAAACAAGCGTTGGTGTATTTGGGGAGACAGCTAAAGCAAATATCATCACATTTTCACAGATTATGAGCAATTAATTCAATATCGGGTTTCAAACTGGCCTTAGTGATGGAGGCACCCAAACTGAATTGGATTTGGGTGCTTGTTCCCAAtgggctcttttaaaaatctcaatatACATTTAACATAATATTTAAATGTCTTCCCTCTAGAGTGATTCAAATAAAAACTGGATGGAGAATGCAGCCTGAGGAGATACATCAGAATttgttgattttttattttattttattttatttttttatcatcagGTTAAATAGAATGTCAATCTCTGAAAACCTTACAAATGCCACAAGAGATTGGATGAGGTCCCCAAACACCACTGTGATGATGGTTATATAAATACATAATGAAAAGTGAATCGTGATTTTGAGTGCCTTATATTTTCAGTATAAAACTTGAGGCAGCAAAATCACTAATCAAAATCTTGGTGCCGCAGATGGATAGACAGTTAGATTGATAGAtagatggagagaaagagagagagggtatTGTTTGGCTTCTATGTAGGTAGTTAAGCTGATAGATGACTCTTCATTCATATATTTTCTATCACACTTTTTGACATACCAAATCAGAACAGAGAGATTCTATTCTGGTCTAGTCAACACCTTTCTACTTTATTATGGACAGACAGTTACAGTATTTGGGATTTTAGGGGAAAGACAtagcaaacaaataaaattacCTCTGGCAAATTATTGATTACTCTCAGTCAATCACAGAATCATCCCAGTGATCCACATATTCGAAAAGGAATGAAGTATGAAAACCTACATTATTATCTCAACTGccaaagcagaaaatatttttattgatcaAACGTTCACCTTGTGTGACAGAGAAGCTGACATCTGTTGACAAATGGTATTTAATATGGAGAAAATGATGGAGAAAACTGAGTTAGACGGTATATCTGGGttcaaaaaaaagtctgtttcatAGATATTTATCTTAAACGTATTGAGGTAGGAAAGGGAGGATACGTCCTATCCTAGACAGACACTTGCATGTGAAGCTACTCAGATGGGAGAGGATGCATTTATTAACAATGAGCTATCCTACATGACAATGTCCCAAGGAAAGAGACAGAAGCCTCACCTCTGAAATAATTTAAAGATACACTTGAGATAACTATGACTAATACAGTAAAGTCATAATTAACAAATACTAATATACTGCTCCTTAAAAATCCCACAGTTGTCATTACCAAAGCACTTCACCAATGTTATCTCACTAAACTTCCCCACACTGCTTTGAAGTAGGTTCCCACACAGAGGGATAAAATCCTGCTTGGAGCAGAGATGATGGTCCAGGTGACCAGGCAGGTCTTCCCTGTCTCCAGTTCTGATCATGACAATAAGATTGTAAAGGAGCTGCTTTACCTCTAAGGCAGTTCAGTTACCAGCTGGACTCTCTGACATGACTGCTTCACTCAGCATTTCAGAGGCTGGGTTCTGGGTTCCATACACCATTGTCCATCTCTCTTCTTGTGCTTTGCTCCTGAAAGTAATGTCATCTGCATGTCCTCTGGTTggcctgccctgctctgtgtgatGCACTCCACACTGAGTCCAGCAGCACTAAAAAGTGATCATCTCTCCTGGTTCATTATTTATCCTTTCTGGGAGAAGGGAAAGTCTCTTTTGACAATTCTGCAGATGGGAATATTAATtactgagaaggaaaaaaaaatgaagttatttttatATGGGACAAGAAGAACGAAATTAGTACTGCAGTGAAATATCTAATTTCAAAGGGAGATGGAAAGTACATTTCCACAAACAGTACCTAAGGTATGTCAATTGAGTTTGCAATGCACAACTATCTATCTGCCCTAAGTACTTATGGCCCCATTACAGCAACATCTGAGTTCCTCACCATTTTTAATGTACCTCTAACACCCCTGCAATGTAGGGATCCACTACTCCTTCCATTTTATGGACAGGGAACAGAGGCATAGATTGACTGTgggcaagatttttaaaggtatttaggtgcctaactcacatgGGAAAATACTGTAAAAATTGGTCAacaaaagccagatttttaaacGTAAGTACTTGCCtaggagatttttcaaaagcatgtagaTGTTTcatataaaacaatttaaatgagtTTTATGCACtgagatacttttgaaaatcctactggGTTCTTAACAACATCACCCTACGTTACTTACCCTTGGTTGCGCAAGAAGTCCATAACGGATCAGGGAATGGCACAATGGTCCCCCAGCTTCAAAGCACaaaccctaaccactggaccatcctctcTGCCTAACAGTACTCCCTGTCATGTTTTCGCTACATCCATATTAGACAGCATCTGGAAGCAAAACAAAGCCAGGCACATGCATGACTAAATGCCttttctctggggcagagactgtctctaaCCATGTGTAGGTATAGCACTCAGCACAATGAGACCTTAGTATTGGTTAAGACCTTCCTGTgctactgtaattttaaaaaaaaaaatttggctgggATATTCAAAGGAGCTCAGTGGAGcagatctagcagagaaagttttaacacaatctaatggctggaggttgaagctagacaaattcaaactggaaataaagggtaaatttttaacagtgaccaTATATAACCATTGGAACTACTTACCAAgcatcatggtggattctccttcactgacaattttaaaatcaagattggatggtgTATTTTCCGTAAAAAATCTGCTCTAAAAATTCTTTTggaggcagttctctggcctgtgctacacagAAGATCCGACTAGATAATCAAAATGTtccctcctggccttggaatctatgcaaAAGGTGCCTAAACCCAATCTAAACAGGGTACCTTACTCCCTTAGGTTCTTCTGACAGTCCCAGccaataataatagggctcagacaCAAGTAGTGAGTTTCttatcatttattttgttttccagagGGCACTGGTTTCAAAGGTGTTTCATGCAGTATTTGAACCGCACTGAGTAACCAGTGCTTACACCATTCCATTCTGGCTGGTGTCCATCTCCCAGACTGATATGTCCCTGGTGACCATGTTTTCCATGTTGTGCTACTTGGCATTATGAGAGTCCTTCACATGGATGGGTGGTGTCTTACCCTAATTATCCTAAGGGTGGAAGGCTTGAGGGTTATATAAATGCTTTCTGTGGATTCGGATTGATTGAAAAGTGCAATTTACATCCTGTgcgacattttttttttcatactggaTGAAGAAAAATGTCCAGATGGAAAACTTTTCACACAATGATGAACTATGGTCAGGGGATCCCATCACGCATCTTGTCAGCTCAGCAAGAGGGAGATTgtaatgcatcatgggagatgtagtctggccagaaAGCCCTGTCCTCAGGAAAAATAGAGGAATGAGGCAACCAAACTACAATTTCCATGAAGTGTCACAGCTGCTCAGGGAAATGAAGAGGAACGTTGCATGGTCCTgacccaaaacatttcagtttgatttaaaaaaaacctgaaatgttTTAATTCAGATCCCagaagagaattttttaaaaatcaatattttccaaGAGAAAAGTGAAGATATAAAATTGATATTCTGAAGTGGATGTTGttacggagtctgggggttccagccctgctcccctctgcttggaccccacagtgacttttatccagccagtaaaacagaacaCAGTTAACAGCAgacttgcaggcacagtcaggactcctccatccagtccttctgggggtgcagggtgcttgatcccagctaggataccctgaatccgccccacagccccaaacccaaactgtcctgcctttcccccGCCGGCCGAATCCTTGTCCCCCTCTCctcgcccaggtgctcccccctcccccctgccgggctcgggttacaggctgagcacctgtccctcacctaaagacatcccctgctttcccgttccccacacagacagtccctactccatcacagatgTCTTTCAGTctttcctattgaagctgttctactgtgtatacataattaaatatgaattggGCCAGACCAAAAGCAAAAGTGACTTTACAGCCAATTGGTTAGGGCATGCACCTGAGTGACagtgtgtgatggggtggactaggcccagaggcctCAAGGTCCTGCCAAACTCATCCCAGGTAAGGAGGAGTGGACAGGCCCTCCAAACAgtctagagtggctgcaggggaagtagCCAGTCAGGTACAAGGAGGGCCTTATTTAAGGGAGCTACAGAGTCAGAGACACTGCAGTTCctcactgcagctggaggagcatggatggtgtggctggctgagggaactgcagcCCAACAGATGGCCCAGTGCTAGTAGGGACCAAGGGAGCaaggaagagctcctggctggctactGGGACTGAGCTTAGAAGATCCCTGGACTAAGGGTAAGGCAGCGGTGAAGTCTGGATCTCAGAGTACTGGACAGACCCAGGTGTCCGTGTCCCCATTCGTCCTTCCCATAGACCACTGGCGAAGGGCCTGCAACTGGACCTCAGTAAACCCCCAGAAGGGGACTGAATTGTCAGGAGGCCTAACTGAAACCTGCGGCCAAAACAGACTaagatggcaaaacattgcctcCAGGCAGGAAGTGCTAGGAATACAGCCCAatggcagggctgggactggTTTAAAGACTGCAGACATGTCCAACCAGAGGAGGCGCTCATTAGAGGTGGATGCCAACCCAATTACTCAGTGTTATGAGACAAATGGACTTGACATAACCACAACCATTCTCTGCACTCAGCCACCATTAACTAGAAGCGAGAATGCCACATAGTCAGTTTATTGCTGGGAGATGCATTGCTGATAAGTAAAATTATAAGTTACTTATTGAAGCTAGGAAAATTGTTAACCCACTAGGAGCCAATAGgagttatatgctttgttttcaaTAACCTATAAAGTGATTAGTTAGTGTATCCAATCTAGAGACATTCGGAGTGACTTTGACGCACTAGGAGACTGACATCCAACTCCTCAGCATCTAGGAGGAAGGCTGGCCACCAAAAACTTGCTCATGACCACTTGACACCATTGCAGACTTTGTGTAACTACATCAGGGGTGCTCTagattattattgttttaaatatgtgcTTTAAACCCaataaaaacaaggatttttGAGTAAAAGAATTCTTGTGTGTACCAATCATTTATAAGATGGAGGAGCTATGTCCCCATTAATTTATGCCTGTAAAACAAAGACTAGTTACCATACTTATGAGTAACGGGGAGATCCCTGTTCAAGATCCTTCTCTATATCGCTAGGGGGAAAGAATAGGTTGTCCCCCACCTCCCTGGTTGTATGACTCTAGGAGCTGCAGCTTTaccacaaacaacaaaaaccaaaagaaGCATGATAAAGTTACACGAGTTGGCATCTCtgccgctgcagcactgattTCTAACCCTGAGAACTTCTGAAAGTTTGGTCACTAGTTCTGAGAAGCACCATCTGAGAACAGCCTGAGaacttttgaaagttttggtCGCCATTTCTGATGTTTAAATGGGATCTGAGCTCTTCTGAATAAAAGGCCTCATTTTTGGATTCAGAGCCTTTTTGAAAGTCTGTCTCTAAATGCATAATTTAACCCAAGAGAGAGGAACATGAAATGGCAAACATAATTGAAAAGATCAGTATTTATTCATGAACAATTCACATACAGAAAAGAGGTGACATCTACTGAATAAACAAATTAATACAAactattcactcagctctgctaCTTGATTTTCACCAGGATTAGCCAACTGGCCAGATCAAATGAATCATACATACTCTACAAATCaattctattttcattttgttcaaaaatgTAGGTGCCAACTGAACTCAGACACTTACAGCATTCAGGAGCAGATCAGCGGGGGTTTTGGGAATATCAGTGAGGACTGACTCTGGGCTTTAGATGCGTAAAGTGACAGTTAAGTGACTAAATCATTTCATGACGCACTTGGTGAATCTACCAAAGATTTCTCTATTCACACAGTTCCATTATAATGTTTGAGAAACAGAAGGGGGTCATTTCATCACAAATTGTCCCATGATAACAAACatgagggcagagttaagggtaaaCTTTGAAAATGATCTTTCGCAGTTCTTTACTTCTAAGTACCATTGTGCAGTTGCTACATTCTGTTAAGGCCgtaagatgtggagaaattggaaaaagtccacaggagagcaacaagaatggttaaaggtctagaaaacatgacctatgagggaaggttgaaaaagTTGGTTtcgtttagtctggagaaaagaagactgaaaggggacatgataacagttttcaagtacataaaagattgttacaagaaggagggtgaaaaattgttctccttaacctctgaggataggacacaaaacaatgggcttaaattgcagcaagggtggtttacgttggacattaggagaaacttcctgtCAAGGTAGTTGAGCAGTGAAACAAAGTGCCTAGGGAGGCtatggaatctccgtcattggggGGAGGGTTATAATAACAGGTtaaaaaaacacctgtcaggaatggtctagataatacttagtcctgccttgagtgcaggacactggacaagatgacctgtTGAAACCTCTTTGAGTCCTAcatctctatgattctatgatttctgtgGGTCACCCACATAAACAACTAAACAGATTTAATTATTCATTCTGGAACAAGCAGGGCCAGATTCACCCCAAGGTAACTGATTGTCTTCCCAAGAGTGATACTGGGGACAGATTTGGTCCAGTAAAGAAAAGCTTCACAGTAGTTAGATTACTGGATTGTATTTCCTTTCCAGCTGCTCTCTGGACATCCCTGCCATGCCCTTCCAGGAAAAGTGCTTGAAATTTCAATGGACACTCACTGAGAAACCACCAAATCTGCAATCAGGGGCCATCAACCTTGTGTGGACACTGATTTGTCTACACAAGGGTCTGCAGGTGAGGTAGACATTACAAAAAGGTGGGACTGAGCACATGGCATAGAGGTCAGAGATGCTAATTAATGGCAGTGTTCTTCTGTGTGCAGGGGGGCTGACCATGGACATATTTAAGGCAGGCTTGTGAGAGAAAGAGGGCAAGATGAGGGTACACTCTGCCTAAGCTGAAGTGCTGTTGAGCCTGAGACTCATAGAAGGAGTGAGATCATACTAAGGAAGGCATCGTCTCAAGAATCAGGTTATTTTTCAAAGCTCTGGAACTCTCAAGTGCTTCATGGAAAAGCTTCTGCGGCTAAGAGATTCCTCTGCTAACCCTGTGTTCCTTTCTTTCCCGCCATACTATGCCCAAAGGCATCAAACTCAAGGCCCAGAGAGCCCACAGCCTAGGTGGAGCTCTGGGGAAGCACATGTAAGTGACTTTGGGGCTTGGGAGGCCTCAGGCACAGGTTTTGGGGTTTAGGGCAGCTGGGCATGGTCCCACATTCCTACGAAGAGAAGCTGATCCCAGGAGAGTGTCTTGAAGCCCCAGTGCTGGCAGCAGTGACTGGACTCTACCCAGACCCAGCTGGCATGGAAGCACTGGCAGCCCAGGGATTGGGTCTACTCGCAACAGATTGGTGATTGCCCAGTGGAATACTGGGCCAGTTTGTAACCCTATGTTTAATCTCTGCTGCGAACAGCCTTCCCCTTGGTGTGTTGTAATGAACAAATCTCCCCTGacatcagcaggagaagctctcccaccagcatagtaCTTTGCACACAAGCACTTATGTCATTGTAACTTACGTTGCTCGGGGGGGGTGGAATATTTacaccccgagtgacataagttttgccaacataggctgtaatgtagacatagtaacatacagccaccacaataattaaatcactttttcatgtccacactatgctccttgtgtcagcagtgcaTGTCTGCACCAGGAGCACACCCTCAGCAGGagcacttgcactgatttaactgtcaatgtggggcattgtgggcaGTACTTTCTCCAGGAATTGAAATGGGTGTGTGTGTTCGAATTTATAGGGGAGGGTCAGGGccgatgagatatataaaagaggtATGAAtacagtaaatgttttgttaggataatgcaaatttaacatggataatgcaagttacaccaaaacacataacagatctatatatat
The window above is part of the Chelonoidis abingdonii isolate Lonesome George chromosome 14, CheloAbing_2.0, whole genome shotgun sequence genome. Proteins encoded here:
- the LOC116835096 gene encoding olfactory receptor 6B1-like; the encoded protein is MAGTKWRNQTSVKKFILLGFGDLPELQILLFLLFLVIYIVTVAGNILIVVLVVTDQHLHTPMYFFLGNLSCLETCYTSTILPKMLASFLTGDRTISVRGCIAQFYFFCSLAATECYLLAAMSYDRYLAICKPLHYAPVMNSTFILQLAAGSWILGSLACSTVIYLMSQLIFCGPNEIDHFFCDFTPIIKVSCSENHLVVLLDSILACVFTLPPFLLTVISYIFIIATILRIPSVTGRQKAFSTCSSHLIIVTIFYLTLMIVYMLPKTNQLRAFHTALSVGYTVVTPLANPLIYSLRNKEVKKALRKAASKLVPFTCHHTN